The nucleotide sequence GAACGCCTCGGCATCGCGCGTGAGCGTGAACGTGTTCTTCTGCTCGGGGCCCACGGCGAGTATCGCCTGCGAACGAACGGATGCCTCACGTGAAGCATCGTGGGAACCCTCGGGCCCATCGGGGTCAGCGAGGACTTCCCCGGTGCCCGGGATGCGGTCGTTGACGGAGGCGCCGCGTACTTCGGTACGCAAGCTCTCGTCAGCGGACGCAGATCGGGTGCCACGGGAGGCCGCAGCGTCGGCTCGTTCCGCTGGCTGGCCGGCCAACGGGATCGGAAGGGGCGCGAAGCCACGGGCGCGGCGGAGGAACTGGAGGGCCTCGCCCGCGCTGCCGGCATCGATGACGCGCACCACCGAGTCGTCGTAGCGGGCGCGAATGGCGCGGTCGTGGCCGATGAACGCGTCGGCCACGGAGAACAGCTTCGCGTAAGCATCCTCGTCATCGATGACGATGGGCTCGTCGTGGATGTTGCCGGACGTCATGACGAGCAGGGGAATGTGACAGTATCCCCGTCCCTTTGTCTCATCGGCGAAGTCGTGGAGCAGGAGGTGCTGGAGGGGGGTATAGGGCAGCATGACGCCCAGCTCGGGCAGGCGGTCGGCCAGACCGGGGGCGAAGGCGGCGCCCGCGCGCTTCTTCAGCAGCACGATGGGGCGCTGCGAGCCCTCGAGCGCGGCAGCCTCGGCGTCGTTCACCTCGCAGACGCGGCGAACGTCGGCCGTCGAGGCAGCCATCACCGCGAACGCCTTGCCCTCGCGGCGCTTGCGAGCGCGCAGGAGCGCCACGGCGTTGGCGTTGTTCGCGTCGCACACCAGGTGGAAACCGCCGAGGCCCTTCACGGCCAAAATCTTCCCCGCACGCAGCAGCTCCACGGCGCGCGCGAGGATGGCATCGCTCTCTGCACGCGTTTTCCCCCAGATCACCGGGCCAAGTGGCGAAGCGATGGCGTCGGGGGCGTCACATGCTTCACCTGCAGCATTCGTGCGCTCTTCGAGGCCTACGGCCGGCACGGAGGCGTCTACGCTGGCCAGCGCGCAGGGCAGGCCCTCGTGCTCGCGCCAGCTCAGGTGCGGCCCGCACTCGAAGCACGCGTCGGGCTGCGCGTGGAAGCGGCGGTCGAGCGGGTCGCCGTACTCGCGGGCGCAACGCTCGCACATGGGGAAGTCCTTCATAGACGTGCTCTTGCGGTCGTAGGGCAGCTTCTCGATGATGGTGAAGCGCGGCCCGCAGCTCGTGCAGTTGATGAACGGGTAGCGGTAGCGCCGGTCGTTGGGGTTGAACAGCTCGCGCACGCAGTCGTCGCACGTGGCCAGGTCGGGCGACACGAGCGTGGTCTTCTCCACCGCGCCGGCGTCCGAGAAGCGGATCTCGAAGGAGTCGAAGTCCTCCAACGGAACCTCCTTGAGCGTCACTTCTTCGACGCGCGAGGCGGCCGGCGGGTTCTCGGACAGCTCGATGACGAACTCGTCGAGCAGCTTCGCTTCGCCCTCGGCATGGATGAACACGCCGTCGGTAGCGTTGAGCACCCAACCGTTTATCAGGTACTTCTTCGCCATTCGATAGACGAAGGGGCGGAACCCCACCCCTTGCACGATACCCTTCACCTGTATGTCGAGCGCTTCGATCATGGTGCGCCTTCCCGATAGCTTTGCGAGCGGAACCTACCTAGTTCAACGTTGCGAGTATCCCCGTGATAACCTCGGACAGGGCGCGCAGCGTCACGCCGGAGTTGTCGGGGAGGTGCAGGTGCACGCAGCGGCGACCCCGGTCGGCGAGCGTCAGCAGGTCTCCGGAAGCCTGCGCCTTCGCCAGCGTTCCCAAGCTCTCGGCCTCTTCCGACAGCGGGATGTCCTTCAGCTCGTCGGCCGACAGGATGAGGAACACGCCGTTGTTCTGGCCGCCCTTCTGCAGCTGGCCCGTGGAGTGCAGGTAGCGCGGCCCCACTTCCAGGCACGACACCGTATGGCGGCTGGCCGCCACGCCGTGGCGTATGAGCTCGAGCGCCTCGCGCCGCCCCTCGCCCGTGAACGGCAGAAACGCGTTGAGCGCGAAGTAATCTCCCGGTTGGATGCTGGTCAGAAGCGCGCGGAGGGCGCCCTGCACGTCGGTGCAGTCCTTGAAGCACGGCGCCAGGCGCACCTCCACCTCGCCCATGTGCACGTCGCCGATGTAGTCCTGCACGAAGTCGGGCGCCGGCTGGCCCTCCTTCAGGATGTCCAGCACCACGGCCTTCGCGGAGGCCACGTCGGGCTGGTCGAACGGGCACACCCGCATGAGGTAGCCGCACATGGCCACGGCGTACTCCCACATGACGAAGTGCTCGGCCAGCTCCTCCACCGAGTCGATCTTGAAGTTCGCGCGCGGGATGGTGGGATCGATGTAGGACAGGCTCATCTCGAAGTTCTTGCGCTCGTCCCACAGGTCGGTCTTCGTCTGGTACATGATGACGCTGCGGTCGCCGGGGTCGTTCGTGAGCAGCAGCGAGTCTATCTCGATGTTCGGCAGGATGCCCTGGCCGTCCTTGCCCAGGCTCTCGGCCACCAGCTGCTCTATCCACAGGCCCAGCACGCGACCGCGCTTCGGCGTGAGGAACGAGAACTTGTTGCGCCCCTGCAGGTAGTTGTCGTACAGGAACGCCGCCAGCCCGATGGCCGGGTTGTCGATGGCGTCCTCGCTGCAGCGCTTCTCGGCCTCCACGGCGTGCTCCAGCAGCTCCTCCAGGTCGATGCCCACGAGTGCGGCGGGCAGCAGGCCGAACACGGACAGCGCCGAGAAGCGGCCGCCCACGGACGGCTCGCCGGGCAGCACGGCAGCCCAGCCTTCCTCGCGCGCTTGACGCTCCAAGTCAGAGCCGGGGTCGGTGATGGCCACCAGGTGCTGCACCAGCTCCTCCTCGGCCAGGGCATCGCCCACCGCGTCGCGCACGGCGCGCAGGGCGAGGCGCGGCTCGATGGTGCCGCCGCTCTTCGAGGAGATAACGAACAGCGTTGTCTCGGGCCGCGCCTCGGCCAGGATGGCGCGCACGCGCACGGGCGAGTCGGAGTCGAGCGTCTTGAACACGATGCGCGACGAGTCAGGCTTGTTGTATTTCGTGATGGTCATGGGCGCCTGCGTGGAGCCACCCTGACCGATGAGCACGACCGTCTTGAGTCCCTGCTCGATGATGGAATCGGCGAACGCCTGGATGTCGGCGAGCGGGTACGGCGGGTTGCTGGCAAGGTCCGTCCATCCCATGTACCGTTCGGCGCAGGCCTGGGCCTGTTCGGAGAAATCATAGAGTTTCGCGTCCTTCGCGTGGACGCGGCTGGCAACGCATTCCTTCACGAGCGTCTTCGCGGAGGGATACAGCTTTTCCATATCACCCGAAATCATGAAACCTTCTTTCAGCGGAGTTCCGCCCATTCTAGCAAACGGCGGCGAGAAGTGCCCGTGCCCACCTCGGCTTGTGACGGAGTTGTGTACGTGAGACCGCCCAGCGGCTCCTTCCTGAAAGTCCACTAATTCGATTATATTTCTTATTGATTTTTATTACTTATTGATATAAAGTATCAATCATTAGATGAGCGCAGACGAGAGCAGCGCTCACGCGGATCGGGCGGCGCAGAAAGCACCGCCGCTGGAACAGGAGGGGTTTCCATGTCCGATATCTCCCGGCGAAGCTTCATGAGGAACGCGGCTATTGGAGCCGCAACCGTCGGTACGCTCGGCCTGCTGGCCGGCTGCGCGCCCAAGCAGGAAGAGCCCGCGCCTCAGGCGAACGCCGACGCTCCCGCCGACGGCGCTACGGCGAACGTGCTCGACCCGCAAACCATGCCCGACGCGGCTACGGCCAGCAACTTCAACGTGGTTGAGGAAAGCGCCACCACCGTGGGCACGACGCTCGACAACCTGAAGACGGCCATCGAGGGCGAGACGGGCGCCACCACGAAGTACGCCGCATGGGCAAAGGTTGCCGAGAAAGCGGGCTACGACCACATCGCGCGCCTGTTCAACTGCACGTCGGATGCCGAGAAGATCCACATCGAGCTGGAGTACAAACTGGCACAGAAACTGGAGCCGGGCTATGAGAAGCCCGAGCCGCCCGAGGTTCCCGAGCACACCGTGGACCTCAACCTCATTGCTGGCGCGAACGGCGAGATCTACGAGACGTCGGACATGTACCCCGCGTTCATCAAAGTGGCGCAGGAGGAGCAGAACAACGAGGCCGTGCAGGTGTTCACCCGCGCGAAGCTGGCCGAGGCGTACCACGCCGAGCGCTACCTGGACGCGTACAACACCATCGACACGCCCACGGATGACAAATACTACCTCTGCCCCATCTGCGGCTACATCCACAAGGGCGAGAACTTCACCGCCTGCCCCATCTGCCTGGCACCCAAGGCTTCTTTCAAGGAATACTAGGCTTTCGACCTGCCCTTAACGGGATCTCTCCCTCGAAGGCCCGGATGCGCCCTTGGCGTGCCCGGGCCTTCCCTTCCCCATCCCCCTTGCCTTTCTTCCGCCTTCGCGACCGGCCAAGGCGAGCCTTGGGCCTTGCCGCATTGGGGCGGAGGCGGGGGGATTCGAGGCGGCTTACATCACCGGGGGTGTCATATAAGTGATGGAGGGGTTGTGGCGCGAGGGGCGCACCGGCCTGCTGCGGCGGCTTGATTCGCTGCTTATCGGTTGCTTGACCTGGCTTTTTTCCTATGGTAGTCAACTTGATGGCGCACGGCTGGGCTCGAGAGGCGCTTCTCTCGCACGACCCTGGAGGCACGCGGCGAACGCGGACTATACTGGTTGCGCTCATTTCACTACTATATAGAGGAGTTGCAACTATGGCTTTGGAACTGGCGCTGCCTCAGCTCGATTCAATCATGACGCTGGATGATATCAGGAAGATGAAGGACAGCGACTTCGTCAAGAACGTGCAGAGCAAGCGCGTGAAGATGGTGGTGACGAACAACGAGGTGTCGAGCGTTATCATCTCGCCGGACCTGTACAACGTATTCTTGGAGGCCGTCGACAAGCTGAAGGCCGCCCAGACGACTGCCTCTCCTTCCGCCTCCGCCTAATCCGAAACCTCCGGGCGCCCGCAAGGCCGAAACCCGTCCCTCTCCGCTTTGACTTCTGGTCGAAAAGCTGCGAGGGGCGGGTTTTCTTTTGAAGCGGGCAGCCAGGCAGCCGCCGAGGCAGTGGAGCGCGATGAGGCTATGCCTCCTCGCCAAGGGCTAGGAGGCGCGCATCGGCGGTGTTCGCCATGATCAGGGCCTCGTAGGTCTTGCGGTCGATGCGCTCGGCGCGCATGTCGACCGTGAACACCGCGTTGCCGCCCTCCACCGAACCGCCCGACCACGAGGAGCCGAACTGCTCCTTCGCC is from Gordonibacter urolithinfaciens and encodes:
- a CDS encoding carbamoyltransferase HypF — encoded protein: MIEALDIQVKGIVQGVGFRPFVYRMAKKYLINGWVLNATDGVFIHAEGEAKLLDEFVIELSENPPAASRVEEVTLKEVPLEDFDSFEIRFSDAGAVEKTTLVSPDLATCDDCVRELFNPNDRRYRYPFINCTSCGPRFTIIEKLPYDRKSTSMKDFPMCERCAREYGDPLDRRFHAQPDACFECGPHLSWREHEGLPCALASVDASVPAVGLEERTNAAGEACDAPDAIASPLGPVIWGKTRAESDAILARAVELLRAGKILAVKGLGGFHLVCDANNANAVALLRARKRREGKAFAVMAASTADVRRVCEVNDAEAAALEGSQRPIVLLKKRAGAAFAPGLADRLPELGVMLPYTPLQHLLLHDFADETKGRGYCHIPLLVMTSGNIHDEPIVIDDEDAYAKLFSVADAFIGHDRAIRARYDDSVVRVIDAGSAGEALQFLRRARGFAPLPIPLAGQPAERADAAASRGTRSASADESLRTEVRGASVNDRIPGTGEVLADPDGPEGSHDASREASVRSQAILAVGPEQKNTFTLTRDAEAFVSQHIGDMENAETYDAWLQAKDRYETLFEITPTRLACDLHPEYLTSKWAHDESRARKLPLTEVQHHHAHIVSVMGEHGLPGPVCGIAFDGTGYGVDGAIWGGEVLLCNQRAFERFANFAYVPMPGGAAAVRHPLRMAYGALWAFDLLEHPGAADALAALGDQAALCEQMIDRGLNTPMTSSVGRLFDAASALLGICTEPKYEGEPAILLEAAMDKNQTNVSHETAEAGQREAAHAAADAAAALPAAPPNAEDDAAAADRYAIEVVKNTATAESTAQDTSVVLFDAAPAFRALLDDKAADVPVPVIARRFHDAFVQAVATAAELARSVYGIETVALSGGVFMNRYLVEHALAALERVGFTVAVNRDLPPNDGCISFGQAVVAWASNEEGAAERGA
- a CDS encoding glucose-6-phosphate isomerase; translated protein: MISGDMEKLYPSAKTLVKECVASRVHAKDAKLYDFSEQAQACAERYMGWTDLASNPPYPLADIQAFADSIIEQGLKTVVLIGQGGSTQAPMTITKYNKPDSSRIVFKTLDSDSPVRVRAILAEARPETTLFVISSKSGGTIEPRLALRAVRDAVGDALAEEELVQHLVAITDPGSDLERQAREEGWAAVLPGEPSVGGRFSALSVFGLLPAALVGIDLEELLEHAVEAEKRCSEDAIDNPAIGLAAFLYDNYLQGRNKFSFLTPKRGRVLGLWIEQLVAESLGKDGQGILPNIEIDSLLLTNDPGDRSVIMYQTKTDLWDERKNFEMSLSYIDPTIPRANFKIDSVEELAEHFVMWEYAVAMCGYLMRVCPFDQPDVASAKAVVLDILKEGQPAPDFVQDYIGDVHMGEVEVRLAPCFKDCTDVQGALRALLTSIQPGDYFALNAFLPFTGEGRREALELIRHGVAASRHTVSCLEVGPRYLHSTGQLQKGGQNNGVFLILSADELKDIPLSEEAESLGTLAKAQASGDLLTLADRGRRCVHLHLPDNSGVTLRALSEVITGILATLN
- the ngr gene encoding nigerythrin gives rise to the protein MSDISRRSFMRNAAIGAATVGTLGLLAGCAPKQEEPAPQANADAPADGATANVLDPQTMPDAATASNFNVVEESATTVGTTLDNLKTAIEGETGATTKYAAWAKVAEKAGYDHIARLFNCTSDAEKIHIELEYKLAQKLEPGYEKPEPPEVPEHTVDLNLIAGANGEIYETSDMYPAFIKVAQEEQNNEAVQVFTRAKLAEAYHAERYLDAYNTIDTPTDDKYYLCPICGYIHKGENFTACPICLAPKASFKEY